DNA sequence from the Colletotrichum higginsianum IMI 349063 chromosome 10, whole genome shotgun sequence genome:
CCAAGCGAAGATTACGGGACTGCCGGATGCCGTATCGGATGCTACTGCCCCCAGCAGCGAGGTCGTCCCTGGCGGGAAGATTGCGCCTTTGGACGACTACAGGACCGTCATGATCCAGCGAGGCATCTTCCAAAGCATCGCCAGTATGGGTCTCCCAGCCTTTACCATCCACAGCGTGGTGAGGTACTCGGGCAGAGCGCTCAAAGACGTCAAGAACACGAAGGTCAGGACCTGGGGCCCCatcggccttggcctggcCGTCGTGCCGTTTTTGCCAAGTCTCTTTGACGAGCCGGTCGAGAATGCCGTTGAATGGATCTTCCATAAAGGCTTCGAGACCTACGGAGGTAAGGCGTTTGTCGGCGATGCACCGGCCACGGGCCGTGAGGATCTGTTGGCGAAGAGaccgaaggagaaggaacTGTGAAAATTCGGCGTGGCGTTTTTAGAATGATATGGATCCCAACTCAAATCGGACTTGGCTCGGCGCATGGGAAACTCCTCAACTCAAAAGGGGATGGGTGCTAGGGAGGTGAATGCGGCAGCCTAAACAGGCGCGTGGTGTAATTGAGGGTATATACGGAAAATGTCACTATGAACATTCATcaaatcatcatcatctaGGTCAAACCTCGATCAGGTTGGGCGGGGGCCCAACACCGCGAAGTAGAACAACTGTGTTGCCGCTGACCAGCGCTTGGCCAACCTTTTCGTTGAACTCCAGTAATCTTCCTCCCTCCACGTGGAACACCCGCAGCTTGTCCCGCTCGTCTGACGATCGGTTGTTGAGGTTCTCCACTTGTAGCCGCTTCGCTGCCTCGTCCAGTACTCTTCCGACCACCCAGtccttggagaagaagaactcGCCCTTGGGGAACTTGGCCTTTGCGGTCTCGGCCTCAGCCTCGACATAAAGGTACACCCTCTTCTCTTGAGGCAGCTTGTCGTCACCCTTGGCCGTCTTTTTCAGGTTGTTGACCGCGATCAGTCGCGCAGACGCAGATGTGGGTTTCGGTTTCGGTAGCGCTCTGCCAGCCTGCTCTTTCTTGGCGGATCCCCAGGCCTTCAGCTTGTCGAAGGCGCTCCTAGTTCGCGCCGCGACGTCGATCTGGGACCCAGGGCGGGCACCGAGCGGTATGAGGTTCTTGCAGTCGTGGTCTTCCTTCAGTCGATGCTTGAGGCAGTAGTCGCGGTTGCAGCTTGGGCAGTGCACGCCAGGCACCAGCGAAGTGCCAATGGTGGTCTTGCAGGGAGGCGAGGCGCAGGGCTTCTGCGAGACGTGGTCGC
Encoded proteins:
- a CDS encoding AN1-like Zinc finger, which translates into the protein MASSSNTDETSYVKMDDTKDGFDAQLVGKHCEYDYCNQLDFLPFFCQSCKKTFCLDHRSETSHKCANAGAWAERRRQAELAKPAYGQGRQLRDHVSQKPCASPPCKTTIGTSLVPGVHCPSCNRDYCLKHRLKEDHDCKNLIPLGARPGSQIDVAARTRSAFDKLKAWGSAKKEQAGRALPKPKPTSASARLIAVNNLKKTAKGDDKLPQEKRVYLYVEAEAETAKAKFPKGEFFFSKDWVVGRVLDEAAKRLQVENLNNRSSDERDKLRVFHVEGGRLLEFNEKVGQALVSGNTVVLLRGVGPPPNLIEV